The following nucleotide sequence is from Pseudonocardia abyssalis.
CCCGATCCCGATGCCGCCCCAGGACCCGAGCAGTTCGCCGTCGGGGGAGAGTCGGTGGACGCGGCAGTTGCCGTAGCCGTCGGCGACGAACAGGTCGCCGTCCGGGGCGATCGTCAGGTTGGTGCACCCGTTGAACGGGCCCGCGGGCCGCTGGATCGTCTCGTTGAGGTGCACGACGGTGGGGCCGCGGCGCCCGTACCCGGTGTCGGCGGCCGACCCGGGGGTGCCGATGGTCTGCAGCAGCCGGCCGTCGGGGGTGAACCGGCGGATCGTGTGGTCGCCGCAGTCGACGCAGTACACGGTGCCGTCGGGGGCGACCGTGAGCCCGTGCGGGGTGGTGAACAGTCCGTCGCCCCACGCCGTGCGCACCGTCCCGTCCGGATCGAGGACGACCACGCCGTCGCGGTCGCGGGTGAACAGGTAGACGACGTCGTCCGCGTCGACGTCGACGGCCGCCACGTCGGTGTGCGCGAGCCGCTCGGGCAGCCGCCCCCACCGGTCGTCGACGGTGAACCGGAGGTCGGCCCGGGCCGGGGCGAGCGTCATCGCGCACCCCCGGCGGCCACCGGTGCCGCGGTCGCGGGCAGGAAGCCCCACGGGTGGGTGCCCCACCCCGGCGCGATCGGCTCACCGGCCCGGAGGGTGAGCACCGGCGCGATGCCGTGCTCCCCGGAGAAGCGGGCCTTCGTGGTGTCGAGGAACGTGAAGTCGCCGCCGACCAGGTCGAGGACGGTGAGGTCGGCCTCGCGCCCGACGGCGATGGCCCCGACCTCGTCCTGCAGCCCGACCGCGGCGGCGGCCCGCCCGGTCGTCATCGCGACGACCTCGCGGAACGAGTACCCGACGGCCATGAACTTGGCCATGCACTCCACGAGGCTGTGGAAGCTCTGACCGGGCAGGGTGACGTCGCTGGAGATGGTGTCCGGGTACAGGCCGCGCTCGGCCTGCTCCCTGGCCACGGCGAACCCGAAGTTGCCCATGCCGGGCGCCGGGTCGAGCACCACCCCGCGGGCGCGGGCCTCGGCGAGCATCGGGAACGTGGCGTCGACGTCGTCCATGACGCCGCCGACGTTCGGGCTGCACAGGTGGGTGAGGACGTCGCCGGGTTCGAGCGCGTCGATGAGGTGGCGGGTGACCTCGCCCATCCGCTCGGGGCGGGGCCGGTCGGCGGCCCGCAGGTCCCCGATGTGCACCATCAGCGGCACGTGGTGCTCCCGCGCCACCTTCTTCGACCGGTCGACGATCTCCTCGCCGCGCTCGGTCACGATGTCGCCGACGAGGCGCAGCTTGATCCCGGACACGAGCCCCGGGTTGTGCTCGACGCAGGCGGCGATGGCGCGGTCGTCGATGTCGTCGAGGCTCGCGAGGTCGGCCCAGCCCGGCATGGTGTGCGCGAAGCTGCCGATGTTGGCGAACACGACGACCCGGGTGGCGGCCTTCGGCAGGATGTGGGCGGGGAAGACGCCGATGTTGGCCACCCCGACGGACCCGCAGTCCACCACGGTCGTCACGCCGGACCGGACCCCGACGTCGTCGGGGACGCAGCAGCCCATCCCGACCCCGCGGGTGGTGGCGCCGTCGGCGACGTGGGTGTGGATGTCGACGAGGCCCGGGACGACGTACCGGTCGGCGCCGCGGATCTCCAGCACCCGACGGGCGCGCTCCGGGTCCAGCCCGGGTCCGATCTCGGCGATGCGCCCGTCGGTGACGGCGATGTCCGTGCGGCCGTCCAGGCCGGAGCCCGGATCGAGGACGTGGCCGCCGCGGATCAGCAGGTCGTAGGCAGGCGGGGGTCCAGAGGTGTGTGCGGTCACGGTTCGCTCCCGATCGGGTTGCGGCGGAGGAGACGGAGGAGGCGGGCTCAGCCCGGCGGCCAGGCGTCGGGCAGTCCGGCCGTCTGGACGGCCCACGCCCGCTCGAGATCGGTCATCGCTCCGGCGAGTCCGGCCTCGGCCAGGACCTTCCCGGCGTCGGATCCGGGCCGGCGTGCCGGCGCGCCCACGCGCAGCGGGGTGGCGGACAGGCCGAGGGCGATGCCGGGCGCGGTCACCTCGCCGACGTCCTCCGACACCTGGGTGACGACCACGCCGCGCGCCCGGGCGGAGGGGTCGGCCAGCACGTCGGCGAGGCCGAGGACGGCGTGCGCACCGACGCCCGCGGCGACCAGGTCCCGGACCCAGCCGGCGACCGGGCGGCGGGCGAACAGGTCCGCGAGCAGCAGCGCGAGCTTCTCCGCACCGGGGCCGTCGGGCCCCGTGGCGTCGAGCCCGGCCAGCTCGTGCAGGCCGGGCACCTCTGCGAGGCGGGGCAGGTCCCCGGGGTCCGCGGCCAGCGCGAACCAGCCGTCGGCACCGCGCTGGAACCCGTTCAGGGTGTGCTCGCCGAGCGCCCAGGGGCCGGCGGGCCCGTCGGTGGCCCCGAGCAGGAGCCCCGCCTGGTGCTGGCTCGCGGTGCGGGCCAGGGAGGTGGCGAGCGCGAGGCCGGTGCCGGTGCGCTCCCGGTGCAGCACGCCGAGCAGCGCGGCGTAGGCGCCGAGCACCCCGGTGCCGTAGTCGAGCAGGTTGTAGGGGCCGAGCACCGCGGGCGGTCCGTCGCCCCCGGCCCGCGCCATGATCCCGGTCGCGGCCTGGGCCTGGGTCTCGTAGCCGCGCCCGGTCGCCCACGGCCCGGTGGCGCCGTAGCAGCTGATCGAGACGTGCACGACCTGCGGGCAGCGGGCGAGGACGTGCGCGGCGCCGATGCCGTAGCGCTCCGCGGTGCCGGGGGTGAAGTTCTGCACGATGACGTCGGCGCGCTCCGCCAGGGCCCAGAAGACCTCCTGGCCCGCCTCGCGCTCGACGTCGAGCAGGATGGAGTCCTTGCCCCGGTTGACGGCGCCGTGCGCGCCGACCCGCCGCTGGGGCGCGTTGATCTTGGTGACGGCGGCGCCGAGCTCGCCGAGCAGGCGCGCGCTGGTGGGGCCGGCCAGCACCTGGGTCAGGTCGAGGACGCGGAGGCCCTCCAGCGGACGGGTCCGTCCCCCGGGCGGTCCGGGTGCGGGCCGGGGGAGGGCGGGGACGGGCTCGCCGAGGACGGCGGCCCGGTCGGCGTCGGGGAGGTGCCGCGGACGCAGGCGGGCGGGCCGCCCGACGACCTCGACCGCGGCCCCGGCCATCGGCGTGGGGCCCAGCACCGGGTCGTCGAGCCGCACGACGGCACCCGACTCCGCGGCGTGGGGGGTCCGCAGCCACTCCTGCGCCGTCCGCACCGCCGCCAGCGGCACCCCGGCGCGCGCGCCGAGCGCCTCCCACTCCGCGGCGGGCCGGGTGGCGAACAGCCCGGTGAGCCGGGTGCGCAGGAGCGTGTCGTCCGTGGAGGCCGTCCACTCGGGACGGCCCGCGGCGTCGAGGAACCAGGTGAGGAACCGGCGGCTGCCGCCGATCGGGTTGTACTGGACGTGCCGGCCGTCGGCGCAGGCGTAGGTGCCACTCCCGTTGGCCCGCAACGGGTGCTGGACGGCGGGCCCGCGGGCGGTCGGGAAGGCGCCCGCGTCGCCGATCGCCTCGAAGACGGCGTCGTGCAGGGGGACGGTGACCTGCTGGCCGCGGCCGGACCGGCCCCGCTCGACGAGCGCGGCCACGACCCCGGCCGCGCCGAGGAACGCGGCGAAGTTCGAGGCGACCGGCACGGCCGAGTAGGTGGGCCGGCCCGGGTCCCACCCGGCGGGCTCCTCACCGGTGCGGAGCCGGCAGCACGCGGTGGCGGCGTCGACGACGCACTCCCCGCCCGCCACGGCGTGCCGCGGGTCGTCCGGCGCGAAGGGCGGCAGCGACAGGTGGACGACCCGGGGGGCGCGCTCGCGCAGCTGCTCGTAGGCGAGCCCGAGCCCGGCCAGGATGCCCGGGCGGAGGTCGTCGACCACCACGTCGGCCCCCTCGACCAGCCGGCGCGCGACGTCGAGGTCGGCTTCGTCGTGCAGGTCGAGCGCGATACGCCGCTTCCCGCGCAGGTAGAAGGCGTCCGTCGCGGTGTCGGGGGCGCCCGGCCGGTCGACGTGCACGACGTCCGCGCCCTGGTCGGCGAGCAGTACGGCGGCGAGCGTCCCGGCGACGTGCTCACCGAGGTCGACGACCCTGATGCCCTCGAGCAGGTCCGGCATGCCGTGTTCCCCCTGGCGTCGTCGACCGTGGTGGCGGCCGGGGCGAGCCCGGCGTCGGGGTCGGCCCCCGTCGTCGGAGCGTAGGGGCGTGGCGATGCCGCGGACGGCGACGAGAACTCCGCTGCTGTTGAGCTGAGCGCAACGGTGCGGGCCCGGTTGACGCCGTCGGGACGGGTCGCCGAGACTCGGCCGATGAACACGCACAGTGGCGGTGGGATGCACCTGCCGCCGCTGAACGCGCTGCGCAGCTTCGAGGCGGCCGGGCGGCTGGGCAGCATCCGCGCCGCGGCGGCCGAGCTCGTCGTGACTCCGGGCGCCGTCAGCCGCCAGGTCCGGGTGCTGGAGTCCTGGCTCGGTGTGGAGCTGTTCCGCCACGACGGGCGGACCATCCAGCTGACCGACACCGGTGTGCGCTACCTCCGGTCGGTCACCGAGCACCTGACCGGGATCGCGGAGGCGACGGACCGGGCGACGGGCCGTGGACGCGCGGAGGGGGCGCTGCGCATCCGCTCCTACACCCTGCTGGCGAGCACCTGGCTGATCCCGCGGCTGACCCGCTTCCGGCGCAGCCAGCCCTGGATCGAGATCGAGCTCGTGACCTCCAGCGACCCCGCCGACTTCGGCGGCCGCGACGTCGACGCCGAGATCCGGCCCGGCGCGTCGGGGCCGTGGCCCGGGCTGGAGGCCGACCTCGTCGTCGACACCGACCTCGTCCTCGTCTGCAACCCCGCCTACGTCGCCGAGTACCGGCTGGAGCGGCCTGAGGACCTGCGGCGGCTGCCCGGTGACGGGTTCCTGCGCTCGGTGGCCTCGCCGCACCTGTGGCGCATCTGGTTCGACGTGGTCGGGGTCGACGACGTCGACGTGACCCGGGGGCCGATGTTCGGGGACTCCACGCTGGCCTACCAGGCCGCGGCGGCGGGCCACGGCGTGATGCTCGCCCCGATGCCCTTCGTCGAGCCGGACCTGGCCGCCGGACGCCTCGTCGCACCGTTCCCGCTCGCGCCGCGGCCGGCGACGCAGTTCTACCTCGTCTACCCGGGCGACCACCCGAACCGGAAGGCGTTCACGGCCTTCCGCCGCTGGCTGCTCGCCGAGAGCCGGACCGCGGCCGTCGCCGACGTCTGAGTTGACTTCCGCTCACGCTCGCCTGCACTAACCGTCCTGCTCAGGCCCTGAACGCGGTCCTACCGTGAGGTCGAAGCGCTTTCCGAGGACCCGGTCCCGGAGCGCCCTCCCCAGCACCGCCAGCGCCCGAGAGGGGACAGTCATGCTCGTCGACTTCCGGCCACACACCCGCCTTCGAGGCAGTCGGCCGGTGGACATCGGGGCGACGGTCGTCCCGGTCCTCGAGGCCCTGAGCGACTCCCCGGTCGATCTCGGCAAGGTGCGCGTGGTCGCCGACTGGGTGCAGTACCGCGAGAACTTCCGCGACGTCGTGGACCTGCGGCCGATCCTGCACACGCCCGTGGCGCGGGGACCCGCCGAGGCGGTGCCGGTGCCCATGGGGACGCGCGAGGACGACGTCGAGATCGCCGTCGACGTCCGGCGCAGCGGCGACGTCCCGCTCCGCGAGCTGGCCGCCGACCGGCTCCGCGAGCGCTCGGACCACGTCGTGATCGAGGACTGGGGCCGCGGCAGCGAGAGCTGCATCTGGGACTTCAACGCCCTGTACTGGTCGGCGCTGGAGCTGTGGGAGAAGGCCAGCGGCCAGGGCTACGAGCAGGCGCTGCCCGGCGGGGAGAGCGACGCCCGCAACAGCGACGCCGCCCGCGACCTCGTCGACGAGCTGTTCGCCGTGTGGGACCGGCTCGCCGCGGCCAGGGCGCTGCCCGACGAGCTGTACGTCGTCGAGCTGGGGGTGGGCAACGGGGGGCAGGCCAAGGTCTTCCTCGACACCCTCCGGGAGCGCGACCGCGAGCGCGGCACCGCGTACTACCGGCGCCTGCACTACCTGATGTGCGACTACTCCCAGCATGTGCTGGACCTCGCCCGCGAGACCGTGGCGGAGCACCTCGACCACGTCAGCGCGTTCGCCCTCGACGCCGTCCGGCCGCTCACTGCGCTGGGTTTCCTGCAGTTCAAGGTCTTCCTCGTCTACGTGTCCAACGTCTACGACAACCTGCCGACCGACGAGGTCGCCCACCTCGGCGGCCGGACCTACTGCGTGGAGACCCGCGCCTACCTGCCCGCCGACGCCGCCGCCGAGCTGGCCGACCTCCTCTCGACCGGGGTGGACGAGCTCCCGGACCTGGTCCACAAGCTGCTGCGCCTCGGCCCCACCCTGCTCCCCGAGGCGGTGCCCGACCGCGTGCCCGACGTCGACTCCGCCGTCGAGTTCTGGCGGCGGACGTGGGCGGCGCTGCGGCTCGAGGAGCGCTACGTCCCCCTCGCCGGCCTCGACACCTACGCGCTGTCGGACCCGACGTTCGGCCCAGGCAGCGCCGAGACGGTGCTGGGCGGCGAGCTGCTCGGGCCGCTCCTGCAGTCCGGCGCCGACCTGCGCATGCACGTGAGCAACGGGGCCGTGACGAGCTTCGTGGAGAGCCTGAAGCTGCTGCATCCCTACGGCACGCTCGTGTGCCACGACCTGTTCGTCACCGAGGTCGAGGGCTACCGGACGCACTTCCGCGGTCCCGGGAAGTACGACGGCTCGGTCGTCAACTGGGTCAACGGGCCGCTCCTCGCCCACGTCGGGCGTCGGCACGGGTTCGACATCCGCTACGAACGGTTCCGGCACCGGTCCGGCGGCAACATCGTCACGATGTCCGCCCAGGTGGGGGACTGAGATGGGCGCCCCGACGGAGCAGCTGCGCCCGATCGCCACCACCGTCATCGGGTCGTGGCCCGTGCCGGAGTGGCTGGCCCGGCTGAAGACGGAGTGGTTCCGCGGCCGGATCAGCCACCGGCAGATGCAGGACGTGCACGAGACGGCGATCAAGGCCGCGCTGCGCGACCAGGAGCAGTCCGGCATCGACATCGTGTCCGACGGAGAGCTGCGCCGCGACAACGACGTCGACTACCTGCTCGCCCGGATGCCCGGGGTGGAGATCGCCCACACCGCCAAGGACTTCTACTTCGACTACTACGAGCCGCGGGTGACCGCGCCGCTGCCCGAGCCCGCCGGCCCCGGCCCGCTCGGCCTCGCCGACGACTACGCGTTCACCGCGGCGCAGACGGACCGACCGATCACCTTCTCCCTCACGGGACCCTTCTCGCTGGCCCACCGCATCCGCGGCGACGCCTACGGGGACCACCGGGAACTGGTGCTGGCCGTCGCGCGCCAGCTCAACGCGGAGGCCAGGGCGCTGGCGGCCCGGGGTGCGACCCGGCTGCAGCTTGACGAGCCGTTCCTGGCCGGGCACCCCGGCCAGGTCGACGTCGCCGTCGAGGCGATCAACCTCGTCACCGCGGGCGTGGACGTGTCCTGGGGGCTGCACGTCTGCTACGGCAACCGCTACTCCCGCCCGTCCTGGGAGGGGCACTACGACTTCCTCTTCCCCGCGGTGCTCGACGCCGCGGTCGACCACCTGGTCCTCGAGTTCGCCCGCAAGGGCTACGACGACCTCCCCGTGGTCGCCCGGTACGGCTGGGACCGCGGCGTGGGCGTCGGCGTGATCGACGTGAAGAGCCCGCGCGTGGAGACCCCCGAGATCGTGGCGGCCCGGATCCGGCGGGCGCTGGAGTTCGTCCCCGCCGAGCGACTGGTCGTCAACCCCGACTGCGGGCTGCGCCACCTCTCGGGCGACGTCGCCCGGGCCAAGCTCGCCGCGATGGCGGCCGGCGCCGAGCTCGTCCGCGCCTCCCTCCCCGCCGCCCGGCGCGACCCCGCCCCTGCCCCCGAACCGACCCCGGTCCTCTCCCAAGGAGCAGTCACATGACCCAGTCCGCCCCGCACGACATGCTGTTCACCTCGGAGTCCGTCACGGAGGGGCACCCCGACAAGATCGCCGACGCCATCTCCGACGCCGTCCTCGACGCCGCGCTCGCCGACGACCCGTTCGCCCGCGTGGCCTGCGAGACCCTGATCACCACCGGAATGGTCGTGCTGGCGGGGGAGATCACCACCCCGCGGCCCCTCGACTACACGGGCATCGTCCGGGAGACGGTCAACCGCATCGGTTACGACCACGGCGACTACGGCTTCGACGGGCACACCTGCGCCGTCCTCGTCGCGGTCGACGGGCAGTCGCCCGACATCGCCCGCGGTGTCGACCGGGCCAGCGAGCACCGCGACCGGGGTTCCGCCGACGAGCTCGACCTGTCCGGCGCGGGGGACCAGGGGATGATGTTCGGCTACGCCACCGACGAGACCCCCGAGCTCATGCCCACCCCGATCGCGCTGGCCCACCGGCTCGCGCGCCGGCTCGCCGTGGTCCGCCGCGACGGCACCCTCGGGCACCTCCGCCCGGACGGCAAGACGCAGGTGTCCGTCCGCTACGTCGACGGGGTCCCCACAGGGATCGAGCGGGTGCTCGTCTCCACCCAGCACGCCGAGGGCGTCACCCGCGAGCAGCTGACCGAGGAGCTGTGGGAGCACGTGATCACGGCCGTGCTGCCCGCCGACCTCTACGACGCGGACGCGCTGCGCGCCGACCTCCTGGTGAACCCGACGGGCCGCTTCGTCATCGGCGGCCCGGTCGGGGACGCGGGCCTGACCGGCCGGAAGATCATCGTCGACACCTACGGCGGGTTCGCCCGCCACGGCGGCGGCGCGTTCTCCGGGAAGGACCCGTCGAAGGTGGACCGGTCCGCGGCCTACGCGGCGCGGCACGTCGCGAAGAACGTCGTCGCCGCGGGCCTGGCGAGCCGGGCGGAGGTGCAGGTGGCGTACGCGATCGGGGTGGCCCGGCCGGTCTCGCTCATGATCGACACCTTCGGGACCGAGCGGGTGGAGCCCCGCCTGGTGCACAAGCTCGTGACCGAGCACTTCGACCTGCGCCCGGCCGCCTTCCGCCGCGACCTCGACCTGCACCGGCCGATCTACTCCCCGACCTCGGCGTACGGCCACTTCGGCCGCACCGACGTCGACCTGCCGTGGGAGCGCACCGACCGCGCCGACGCCCTGCGGGAGGCCGCCGGCCTGTCGGTCGGCGACGCCGCCGCGGTGGCCCGGTGAGCACCGCCCCGACCACCGTCCGCACGACGTCCCGGACCGGTGGCGCCGACCCGGTCCTCGTCACCGGGTCGGTGGCGACCGACCACCTGATGCACTTCCCCGGCCGGTTCGCCGACCACCTCGTCGCCGAGCACCTCGACCGGATCTCCCTGAGCTTCCTCGTGGACGAGCTCGTGGTCCGCCGCGGTGGGGTCGCGGCCAACGTCGCCTACGGGCTGGGCGTCCTCGGCGCGGCCCCGGTGCTGGTGGCCGCGGTCGGCGCCGACTTCGCGGAGTACCGCACCTGGCTCGAGGCCCACGGCGTCGACTGCGGCGGCGTGCTCGTCTCGGCCGTCTCGCACACCGCCCGGTTCACCTGCACGACCGACGACGACCAGTGCCAGCTGGCCTCCTTCTACCCCGGGGCGATGAGCGAGGCCCGCGACATCGACCTCGGCCCGCTGGTCGAGCGCCACGGCGCCCGCCTGGTGCTGATCGGCGCCGACGACCCCGAGGCGATGCTCGCCCACACCGCCCGGGCGCGGGCGCTCGGCGTCCCGTTCGCGGCGGACCCGTCGCAGCAGCTCCCGAGGCTCGACGAGGAGCAGTGCCGCACGCTCGTCGACGGGGCCCGGTACCTGTTCACCAACGCCTACGAGTGGGAGCTGCTGCGCCGGCGCACCGGCTGGGACGACGCCGACATCGCCCGCCGGACCGGCACCCGGATCACGACGCTGGGCGCCGACGGCGTCCTGCTGGTGGACGGCGGCGTCGAGGTGCACGTCCCGGCGGTGCCCGCGGCCGAGGTCGTCGACCCCACGGGCGGGGGGGACGGGTTCCGCGCCGGCTTCCTCGCCGCGATCGGGCACGGAATGGGCACCGAGCGGGCCGCGCAGCTCGGCGCACTCGTCGCCACCGCGGTGCTGGAGACCGCGGGCGCCCAGGAGTGGCGCCTCGACCCGGCCCGCGACCTGGCCCGCCTCGCCGACGCCTACGGCCCGGATGCCGCCGACGAGCTGCGGCCGCTGCTGCGCTCCGCCCCGGACCGGGTGGCCCGGTGAGGCCCGCGACGACGGGTGCCGAGCCGCTGCCGGTGCGGGCCGCGCTCGCGACCGCGCTGCGCGAGGCCTCCTACGAGGTGCTGCCCCTGCGGGGCGCGGAGGAGAAGGTCCTCGCCCACGTCCCGACCGAGGTGCCCGTATCGGTGACCACCACCGAGACCCGCGGGCTGGACTCCACGCTCGACCTGGCCGTCCGGCTGACCGCGGCCGGCTACCGGGCGGCGCCGCACCTGGCGGCCCGGCTGATCCGGGACGCGAAGCACCTGCACGACGTGCAGTCCCGGCTGCGGGAGGCGGGCGTCGACGGCGTCTTCGTGATCGGCGGCGATGCACCGGCGCCCGCGGGCCCGTTCCCCGACGCCCTGAGCCTGCTCGAGGCGCTCGACCGCGACGGCGACCGGTTCGCCTCCGTCGGGATCGGCGGGTACCCGGAGGGGCACGGCCGCATCGGCGACGCCCTGATCGAGCGGGCGCTGGTGGCGAAGGCGCCGCACGCGACGCACGTCGTCACGCAGCTGTGCTTCGACGCCGGGGCCACCGTGCGCTGGGCGCAGCGCATCCGGGAGGACGGCGTGGGCCTGCCGGTCCGCGTCGGCGTGCCCGGCCCCGTCGCCCGGACCAAGCTGGTCCGGATCGCCGCGGGCCTGGGGCTGGGGCAGTCGGCCCGCTTCCTCGCCAAGCAGCAGAACCTGATCGGCCGGTTCCTGCTGCCCGGGGGCTACCGCCCGGACCGCCTGGTCCGCCGGCTCGCGCCGACGCTGGCCCGGCCGGACCGCCCGCTGGCCGGGTTGCACGTCTACACGTTCAACGAGCTCGCTGCCACCGAGTCGTGGCGGCAGGGCTGGCTCGCCCGGCTGGCCGAGGAGGACCGATGACGGCCCGGGTGATGGACGGCCGGGCCTGCGCCCGCGCGCTCGCCGCGGGGCTCGCCGACGAGGTGGCCCGCCTGCGCGACCGGGGAGGGCGGCCGGGCCTCGCGATCGTCTCGGCGGGGTCCGACCACGGCGCGGCGCTCTACGGCCGGCGCCTGCAGCGGCTCTCCGCCGAGTTCGGGATCGGGCACGCGGCCCGTCCGCTGCCCGCGACCGCCACGCAGGCCGACCTGCTCGGCGTGATCGCGGAGCTCAACGCCGACCCGGACCTGTCCGGGATCCTCGTCCTGCGCCCGCTGCCGCCGCACGTGGACGAGTCCGCCGTGTTCCGGGCCCTCGACCCGGCCAAGGACGTGGAGGCCGTGCACCCGGAGAACGCCGGTCTGCTGACGCTGGGGGTGCCGCGGTTCGTGCCGTCGACGCCGGCCGCGGTGTTCCACCTGCTCGACACCTGGCTCGACGCGGCGGGGGAGGACCGGGCCGACTTCTACCACCGGTCGCGGATCGTCGTGGTCGGCCGGTCCAACACGGTCGGGAAGCCCGCCGTGGCCCTGGGGTGCGCGCGGGAGGCGTCGGTGGAGTCCGTCGACGTGTGGGCCGACCGCACGGGCGGTCTCGGCCGCCACACCCGGTGGGCCGACGTCCTCGTCGTGGCGGCCGGGCGGCCGGGCCTCATCCGGGCCGAGCACGTCACCCCCGGCGCGATCGTGATCGACGTCGGGATCAACGCATCCACCGGGTCGGACGGCCGGGTGCGGACGGTCGGCGACGTCGACGCGGCCTCCGTCGCGCCCCGTGCCGGCGCCCTGAGCCCGGTGCCCGGCGGGGTCGGGCCGGTGACGGACGTCTGGCTGCTGCGCAGCACCGTCCGCGCCGCCTCGCTGCGACCGGGATCGGACCGAACCCTGCTGGAGGTGCCGTGAGCACGCCCGGAACGACCACGCGCGGAGTGCTGCTGCTGTCCTGCCCCGACGCCCCCGGGATCGTCCACGCGGTCTCGGGGCTGCTGGTGGAGGAGGGCTGCACCATCCTGTCGAGCCAGCAGTTCGGCAGCCTCCTCGGTGGCAGCGTCCCCGGCGACGGCGGCACCTTCTTCATGCGCGTCGAGTTCACCCGTGCCGACGGGGCGCCGCTGGACCTGCCGGCCCTGCGCCTGCGGACGGCAGCGCTCGCCGACCGGTTCGGGATGACCTGGCGGCTGGTCGACCCGACGCGGCCGCTCCGCGTCGTGGTGATGGTGAGCCGGCTGCTGCACTGCCTCAACGACCTCCTCTTCCGCAGCTCGGTCGGCGAGCCGAACCTCGACGTCGTGGCCGTGGTGTCCAACCACCCCGACGCGGGCAGGCTGGCCGACAGCCACGGGGTCGCCTTCCGGCACATCCCGGTCACCGCCGACACCAAGGGGCGGGCCGAGGCGGAGCTGCTCGACCTGGTCGACCGGGAGCGCGTCGACCTGGTGGTGCTGGCCCGCTACATGCAGATCCTCTCCGACGACGCCTGCAAGCATCTCGAGGGCCGCGCCATCAACATCCACCACTCGATGCTGCCCAGCTTCAAGGGTGCGCGGCCCTACCACCAGGCGCACGTCCGCGGCGTCAAGTTCATCGGCGCCACGGCCCACTACGCCACCGCCGACCTCGACGAGGGGCCGATCATCGAGCAGGACCTGGTCCGGGTCGACCACAGCCTGGGCCCCGAGCAGCTCGCGGCCCGCGGGCGCGAGGTCGAGAGCCGGGCACTCGCCCGCGCCGTGCGGTGGCACGCCGAGAACCGGATCGCCGTCCACGGCAACCGCACCGTCGTGTTCCCCTGACGAGGAGGCAGATCGTTGAGCCCACGTCAACAGCGGGCGGCCTTCTCGTCGCCCGGAAGAGTGGTCGCGGCGTCGTACAGTGGCTGTGCTCCTGATCACTCCAGGTCCCCCGCAGTCGGAGTGGCGGGGGGCGGCGCCGTTCGGACACATGTCGTTGACGCAACGGATCGAGTCCTCCATGAACACTGACACCGGCCGCGCGACGACGGCAGAGCCCCTGCTCGTCGTCGACGGGCTGACCATCGACTTGACCGGCGACGTCGCGCAGCCCGGCATCCTCTCGGACGTCTCCTTCACCGTCGAGCACGGCGAGTCGGTGGCCCTGATCGGGGAGTCCGGCTGCGGGAAGACGATGACGGCGATGGCGGTCCTCGGACTGCTGCCCCGGGGCTTCGCGGTGACCGGTGGGCAGATCCGGCTCGCGGGCCGCGACCTGCTCACCAGCACGCAGCGCCAGCTGCGCGAGACCCGCGGCCGGGCCATCGGCGCGATCTTCCAGGAGCCGATGAGCAGCCTGGACCCCACGATGCGCGTCGGCGACCAGATCGCCGAGTCCCGGCGGCTGCACCTGGGCGAGAGCCGGAAGACGGCTCTGGTTCGGGCCGCGGAGCTCCTCGACCGCGTCGGTATCGCCAACGCCGGCAAGCGCCTCCGCAGCTACCCGCACGAGCTGAGCGGCGGGATGCAGCAGCGGGCCATGATCGCCTCCGCGATCGCCTGCGATCCCGGGCTCGTGCTGGCCGACGAGCCGACGACCGC
It contains:
- a CDS encoding SAM-dependent methyltransferase, which translates into the protein MDIGATVVPVLEALSDSPVDLGKVRVVADWVQYRENFRDVVDLRPILHTPVARGPAEAVPVPMGTREDDVEIAVDVRRSGDVPLRELAADRLRERSDHVVIEDWGRGSESCIWDFNALYWSALELWEKASGQGYEQALPGGESDARNSDAARDLVDELFAVWDRLAAARALPDELYVVELGVGNGGQAKVFLDTLRERDRERGTAYYRRLHYLMCDYSQHVLDLARETVAEHLDHVSAFALDAVRPLTALGFLQFKVFLVYVSNVYDNLPTDEVAHLGGRTYCVETRAYLPADAAAELADLLSTGVDELPDLVHKLLRLGPTLLPEAVPDRVPDVDSAVEFWRRTWAALRLEERYVPLAGLDTYALSDPTFGPGSAETVLGGELLGPLLQSGADLRMHVSNGAVTSFVESLKLLHPYGTLVCHDLFVTEVEGYRTHFRGPGKYDGSVVNWVNGPLLAHVGRRHGFDIRYERFRHRSGGNIVTMSAQVGD
- the metK gene encoding methionine adenosyltransferase yields the protein MTQSAPHDMLFTSESVTEGHPDKIADAISDAVLDAALADDPFARVACETLITTGMVVLAGEITTPRPLDYTGIVRETVNRIGYDHGDYGFDGHTCAVLVAVDGQSPDIARGVDRASEHRDRGSADELDLSGAGDQGMMFGYATDETPELMPTPIALAHRLARRLAVVRRDGTLGHLRPDGKTQVSVRYVDGVPTGIERVLVSTQHAEGVTREQLTEELWEHVITAVLPADLYDADALRADLLVNPTGRFVIGGPVGDAGLTGRKIIVDTYGGFARHGGGAFSGKDPSKVDRSAAYAARHVAKNVVAAGLASRAEVQVAYAIGVARPVSLMIDTFGTERVEPRLVHKLVTEHFDLRPAAFRRDLDLHRPIYSPTSAYGHFGRTDVDLPWERTDRADALREAAGLSVGDAAAVAR
- a CDS encoding carbohydrate kinase family protein, which gives rise to MHFPGRFADHLVAEHLDRISLSFLVDELVVRRGGVAANVAYGLGVLGAAPVLVAAVGADFAEYRTWLEAHGVDCGGVLVSAVSHTARFTCTTDDDQCQLASFYPGAMSEARDIDLGPLVERHGARLVLIGADDPEAMLAHTARARALGVPFAADPSQQLPRLDEEQCRTLVDGARYLFTNAYEWELLRRRTGWDDADIARRTGTRITTLGADGVLLVDGGVEVHVPAVPAAEVVDPTGGGDGFRAGFLAAIGHGMGTERAAQLGALVATAVLETAGAQEWRLDPARDLARLADAYGPDAADELRPLLRSAPDRVAR
- a CDS encoding methylenetetrahydrofolate reductase, with translation MRPATTGAEPLPVRAALATALREASYEVLPLRGAEEKVLAHVPTEVPVSVTTTETRGLDSTLDLAVRLTAAGYRAAPHLAARLIRDAKHLHDVQSRLREAGVDGVFVIGGDAPAPAGPFPDALSLLEALDRDGDRFASVGIGGYPEGHGRIGDALIERALVAKAPHATHVVTQLCFDAGATVRWAQRIREDGVGLPVRVGVPGPVARTKLVRIAAGLGLGQSARFLAKQQNLIGRFLLPGGYRPDRLVRRLAPTLARPDRPLAGLHVYTFNELAATESWRQGWLARLAEEDR
- a CDS encoding bifunctional 5,10-methylenetetrahydrofolate dehydrogenase/5,10-methenyltetrahydrofolate cyclohydrolase, translated to MTARVMDGRACARALAAGLADEVARLRDRGGRPGLAIVSAGSDHGAALYGRRLQRLSAEFGIGHAARPLPATATQADLLGVIAELNADPDLSGILVLRPLPPHVDESAVFRALDPAKDVEAVHPENAGLLTLGVPRFVPSTPAAVFHLLDTWLDAAGEDRADFYHRSRIVVVGRSNTVGKPAVALGCAREASVESVDVWADRTGGLGRHTRWADVLVVAAGRPGLIRAEHVTPGAIVIDVGINASTGSDGRVRTVGDVDAASVAPRAGALSPVPGGVGPVTDVWLLRSTVRAASLRPGSDRTLLEVP